From a single Bryobacter aggregatus MPL3 genomic region:
- a CDS encoding MarR family winged helix-turn-helix transcriptional regulator, translating into MMPGKLLQEIAQAKPWTCREEEAFLNIARTYEYLAQTLSEFFREYHLSMTQYNMLRILRGAGPEGLNCTEAARRMITHDPDVTRLFDRLEVRRLILRKRSSVDRRVVLASITEHGLELLSQMDEPLCDLHVRQMAGLTPEKLETLIEACEALRP; encoded by the coding sequence ATGATGCCAGGAAAATTATTGCAAGAGATTGCACAGGCAAAGCCCTGGACCTGCCGGGAAGAAGAGGCCTTTCTCAATATTGCCCGCACCTATGAATATCTCGCGCAGACCCTCTCCGAGTTTTTTCGCGAGTACCATCTTTCGATGACGCAATACAATATGTTACGGATTCTGCGGGGGGCTGGTCCGGAGGGGCTGAATTGCACGGAAGCTGCACGGCGGATGATCACGCATGATCCCGACGTGACGCGGCTTTTTGACCGGCTGGAGGTGAGAAGGTTGATTCTACGGAAGCGGTCGAGCGTCGACCGGCGTGTGGTGCTGGCATCGATCACCGAGCATGGACTCGAGCTGCTGTCCCAAATGGATGAGCCGCTCTGCGATTTGCATGTCCGGCAGATGGCAGGACTGACGCCGGAGAAGCTGGAAACTTTGATTGAGGCCTGCGAAGCCCTGCGGCCGTAA